The Bacillota bacterium genome has a segment encoding these proteins:
- the cas5u6u gene encoding type I-U CRISPR-associated protein Cas5/Cas6, with the protein MTVISIRFTAGGYHATPWGHHVNEGAAEWPPSPWRLMRALIASWKMTMPEISEDRMQRLISALSSPPDFRLPPATLAHTRHYMPLYGATRSSKTMVLDAYVALSRQEPVLVIWKGDLPVEDRDLLGRLLANLPYFGRRESWCQAGLVDEGEPDCLWMSHGRTNPEQCEPVRVLVPAPGVTLAELMVDTGDLRGERLKIDPPGSEWALYAVRRGALSLAPTPVRRPEVRGSPLLARYALDSVPLPPVTATVRIAELARKAAMAQYGRINEGQVSPVLTGRDEEKAPLKGNKHAYYLPTDDDSDGRLDHLTVYAPGGLGERECEALARINALVARESGTEIRVLLLGFSRSVEDSSLGDFFRPSETWRSATPFVLSRHPKRYRSGAVKRDQAGYQADGPEAQILREWGIRRGTEPGLPEITGIERVPDLRVRGRRLSWLDFRCARSSSSAPPPVATAGGFRIRFARPTRGPIALGYAAHYGLGLFRPEAGRETEPHDGTRLVAGDLD; encoded by the coding sequence ATGACCGTCATCTCCATCCGCTTTACCGCCGGCGGGTATCACGCAACCCCATGGGGGCATCACGTGAACGAAGGTGCCGCTGAATGGCCGCCTTCACCGTGGCGCCTGATGAGGGCACTCATCGCGTCGTGGAAGATGACTATGCCCGAGATCAGCGAAGACCGGATGCAGCGGCTGATATCGGCCCTGTCTTCCCCGCCGGACTTCAGACTGCCTCCCGCCACGCTGGCCCATACAAGGCACTACATGCCTTTGTACGGGGCGACCCGCAGTAGCAAGACCATGGTGCTCGACGCTTACGTGGCGCTGTCGCGGCAAGAGCCTGTCCTGGTCATATGGAAAGGAGACCTTCCGGTGGAAGACCGGGACCTTCTCGGGAGACTCCTCGCGAACTTGCCATACTTCGGCCGAAGAGAGTCGTGGTGCCAGGCCGGGCTGGTTGATGAGGGAGAACCGGACTGCTTGTGGATGAGCCATGGCAGAACGAACCCTGAGCAGTGCGAACCGGTAAGGGTGCTGGTGCCTGCTCCCGGGGTTACCCTGGCGGAATTGATGGTGGACACCGGCGACCTGCGTGGAGAGCGGCTTAAGATCGACCCACCTGGAAGCGAGTGGGCACTGTACGCTGTAAGGCGCGGCGCATTGTCGCTGGCCCCAACACCAGTCAGGAGGCCGGAAGTGCGAGGGAGTCCGCTGTTGGCGAGGTACGCGCTCGATTCGGTCCCTCTTCCGCCCGTGACAGCGACTGTGAGAATCGCTGAACTGGCCCGCAAGGCTGCCATGGCCCAGTATGGCCGCATCAATGAGGGCCAGGTCTCCCCGGTGCTCACCGGTAGAGATGAGGAGAAGGCTCCTCTCAAGGGTAACAAGCATGCGTATTACCTTCCTACTGACGACGACTCGGACGGGCGCTTGGACCACCTTACGGTGTATGCTCCCGGAGGGTTGGGGGAAAGAGAGTGTGAGGCGCTGGCCAGGATCAACGCCCTCGTCGCCAGGGAGTCTGGCACAGAAATACGGGTACTCCTGCTCGGATTCAGCCGCAGCGTCGAGGATTCGTCACTGGGTGACTTCTTCCGCCCGTCAGAGACTTGGCGGTCCGCCACGCCTTTTGTCTTGTCCAGACATCCGAAGCGATACAGGTCCGGCGCAGTGAAGCGGGATCAAGCCGGTTACCAGGCCGACGGTCCAGAAGCCCAGATCCTGAGAGAGTGGGGGATCAGGCGTGGCACGGAACCCGGCCTGCCGGAGATCACCGGCATAGAGCGAGTCCCAGATCTAAGAGTGAGAGGACGCCGCCTGTCATGGCTGGATTTTCGGTGCGCCCGGTCGAGCTCAAGCGCGCCGCCCCCGGTCGCCACCGCAGGCGGGTTTCGCATTCGGTTCGCTCGTCCCACGCGTGGACCAATCGCTCTTGGTTACGCGGCACACTATGGGCTGGGCCTTTTCAGGCCAGAAGCGGGGAGGGAGACGGAGCCGCACGATGGGACACGACTTGTTGCGGGAGACCTCGATTGA
- the cas1 gene encoding CRISPR-associated endonuclease Cas1: MGHDLLRETSIEDAPLVPARILNEYTYCPRLAYIEWVQGEFEESADTLSGSLRHRRVDQEVGGFPGEGDAVSSEDGSSIHARSVMLSSARLGLIARMDLVESSGSEVIPVDYKRGRVPDVPGNAWEPDRVQLCAQALILRDNGYQCTQGIVYYSSSKTRVTVNFDESLVNTTLNLLDGLKATASSGKIPPPLNHSSKCERCSLAGICLPDEINLMIAANEGRSIPQEPRRLVPALKDSQPVYVQEQGAMVSKNGDVLQVKKDGSVVQEARLLSLSHVSVFGNVQISTQLLRELGDRGIPVCYFTYGGWFAGLFSGMSHKNVELRREQFGLAADEARSLRQSAEFVYGKIKNARTMLRRNSPDTGKGALAELSRLALQTRRAGNLESLLGIEGAAARTYFSRFGTMLKPKFQPGFDFKNRNRRPSTDPVNALLSFTYGLLVKDLYLTLLSVGFDPMMGFLHRPRYGKPALALDLAEEFRPLVGDSVVLTMVNGGEVGPHDFVQRGGASALTAIGRRKVISAYERRLNTEVRHPVFGYSVSYRRVMEVQARLLSRRVVGEIQDYVPFVTR; the protein is encoded by the coding sequence ATGGGACACGACTTGTTGCGGGAGACCTCGATTGAGGATGCCCCACTGGTTCCGGCCCGCATCCTGAATGAATATACATATTGTCCAAGGCTGGCATACATCGAGTGGGTTCAGGGAGAGTTCGAGGAGAGTGCCGACACTCTTTCTGGTAGCCTTCGCCACAGGAGAGTGGACCAGGAGGTTGGCGGCTTTCCAGGCGAGGGAGATGCGGTGTCGAGCGAGGACGGCAGCTCGATTCATGCCCGGTCAGTCATGCTTTCCTCAGCACGACTGGGGCTCATTGCTCGCATGGACCTGGTGGAGTCGTCTGGTAGTGAGGTCATTCCGGTAGACTATAAGCGGGGGCGTGTACCGGATGTCCCCGGCAACGCGTGGGAACCCGATCGGGTCCAGTTGTGCGCCCAGGCCTTGATACTCCGTGACAATGGCTACCAGTGCACCCAAGGAATTGTGTACTACAGCAGTAGCAAGACACGTGTGACGGTTAATTTCGATGAGTCACTTGTTAACACGACGCTGAATCTTCTGGATGGCCTGAAGGCCACGGCGTCTAGTGGGAAGATTCCTCCACCTCTCAATCATAGCTCGAAGTGTGAAAGGTGTTCTCTGGCCGGGATCTGCCTTCCTGATGAGATCAATCTGATGATAGCGGCGAACGAAGGCCGCAGTATCCCCCAGGAACCCCGCCGGCTCGTGCCTGCCCTCAAGGACTCCCAGCCCGTCTACGTTCAGGAGCAAGGAGCAATGGTCTCCAAGAACGGCGACGTTTTACAGGTCAAGAAAGACGGTTCAGTGGTTCAAGAGGCACGGCTTCTCAGCCTGTCCCATGTGAGCGTTTTTGGGAATGTACAGATATCGACCCAGCTCTTGAGGGAGCTTGGAGATCGCGGCATTCCTGTCTGCTACTTCACCTATGGCGGCTGGTTTGCGGGGCTCTTCTCGGGAATGAGCCATAAGAACGTGGAGTTGCGCAGAGAGCAGTTCGGGCTTGCCGCAGATGAGGCCCGAAGCCTGCGGCAATCCGCGGAGTTCGTGTATGGGAAGATCAAGAATGCACGGACTATGCTGCGCCGGAACTCACCTGACACGGGCAAAGGAGCGCTGGCCGAGCTGAGCCGGCTGGCGTTACAGACGCGCAGGGCAGGCAATCTCGAGTCGCTGCTTGGCATCGAAGGAGCAGCGGCCAGGACCTACTTCTCGCGGTTTGGCACAATGCTCAAGCCCAAGTTCCAGCCAGGTTTCGACTTCAAGAACCGCAACAGGAGGCCTTCGACAGACCCGGTAAACGCCCTGCTATCTTTCACGTATGGGCTCCTCGTCAAAGACCTATACCTGACACTGCTATCTGTCGGATTTGATCCGATGATGGGTTTTCTGCATCGACCCAGATACGGCAAGCCTGCCTTGGCCCTAGACCTGGCCGAGGAGTTTCGGCCACTGGTGGGTGACTCCGTGGTGCTGACGATGGTTAACGGAGGCGAGGTGGGGCCGCACGATTTTGTCCAGCGGGGAGGCGCGTCCGCTCTCACGGCAATAGGGAGAAGAAAAGTCATATCAGCCTACGAGAGACGGCTCAATACCGAAGTCAGGCATCCCGTGTTTGGCTATTCCGTAAGCTATCGGAGAGTAATGGAAGTTCAGGCCAGATTGCTGAGCCGGCGTGTAGTCGGTGAGATTCAAGACTACGTGCCATTCGTCACGAGGTAA
- the cas2 gene encoding CRISPR-associated endonuclease Cas2 — translation MRHSYIVSYDICDPKRLRRMHKKMLGFGDRLQLSVFKCDLNDRERVLLEGAVLEIMNQKEDLLMIVDLGPSDSNTRLNFFGKRLPSSDRSAVIV, via the coding sequence ATGCGCCACTCGTACATCGTTAGCTACGACATATGCGACCCCAAGAGGCTGCGCAGGATGCACAAGAAAATGCTCGGGTTTGGCGACAGACTCCAGCTGTCAGTGTTCAAGTGCGACCTTAACGATCGGGAAAGGGTCCTTCTCGAGGGAGCTGTGCTTGAGATAATGAACCAGAAGGAGGATCTCTTGATGATTGTGGATCTTGGGCCATCAGACTCCAACACACGCCTTAACTTCTTCGGGAAGCGGCTTCCCAGTTCGGACAGGTCAGCCGTCATTGTCTAG